A single genomic interval of Chitinophaga sp. 180180018-3 harbors:
- a CDS encoding DUF2911 domain-containing protein: MRTFKTFAATAGAMLLLYAGTTFAQGIKMPAPSPKQTIKQDFALSDIELSYSRPLKNGRIIMGDLVPYGKVWRTGANSATTITFGEDVNFGGVPVKAGKYGLLSIPDAGSWTVILTSSLDVTSPAAYKPENDIARVKVKPVSLPSSEESFTIGFEDIKPSSMQLAISWDKTKVPVSITANIDDKITAQINEAMKSGDKKPYFQAAVYYFENGKDLKQAVEWINEAAAQSPDAFWVWYQKARINAKAKNNAVAKEAAQKSIELATAAKNDDYVTLNKKLLATIK; the protein is encoded by the coding sequence ATGAGAACTTTCAAAACCTTTGCCGCTACGGCAGGCGCTATGCTGCTGCTGTATGCGGGTACCACCTTTGCTCAGGGAATCAAAATGCCCGCTCCGAGCCCTAAACAGACCATCAAACAGGACTTCGCCCTGTCTGATATTGAGCTGAGCTATTCCCGTCCACTGAAAAATGGCCGTATTATCATGGGCGATCTGGTTCCTTATGGTAAAGTGTGGAGAACCGGCGCTAACAGTGCTACCACCATCACTTTCGGAGAAGATGTTAATTTCGGCGGCGTACCCGTTAAAGCCGGTAAATACGGCCTGCTGAGCATCCCTGATGCCGGGTCATGGACCGTGATACTGACCAGCAGCCTGGATGTTACCAGCCCTGCAGCCTATAAACCGGAAAACGATATAGCCCGGGTAAAAGTAAAACCTGTTTCCCTGCCCTCCAGCGAGGAAAGCTTTACCATTGGTTTTGAGGATATCAAGCCCAGTTCAATGCAGTTGGCCATTTCCTGGGATAAAACCAAAGTACCCGTGAGCATCACTGCCAACATTGATGATAAGATCACTGCACAGATCAATGAAGCGATGAAGAGTGGCGACAAAAAGCCTTACTTCCAGGCAGCTGTTTACTACTTTGAAAATGGCAAAGACCTGAAACAAGCCGTTGAATGGATCAACGAAGCAGCTGCTCAAAGCCCCGATGCTTTCTGGGTATGGTATCAAAAAGCCCGCATCAATGCTAAAGCAAAGAATAATGCCGTAGCAAAAGAAGCTGCGCAAAAATCGATAGAACTGGCCACTGCCGCTAAGAACGACGATTATGTGACGCTGAATAAAAAACTGCTGGCTACGATTAAGTAA
- a CDS encoding RagB/SusD family nutrient uptake outer membrane protein — MRKRYTYLLVLTAGLFGSCAKDFLNQRPDQSTETKNAIKDLPGLRAAINGVYSLMQSENYYGRTVTLLPDLRSDNAFISIINSNRYRNHDQYILTANDQYTADSWNTLYSVVANANMVIAKGPGVSLSPSSTDSVEARKIVAEAYAIRGLALFDIARMFAQPLNYTAGGTHMGIPVVTQVNIDSVQSPSRSNIKDTYVQIVNDFNTAISKFAQSGSTAFTSGRINIYAAMALLSRVLLYREDWAGAAAEAGAVINANQYTLLAGNKLVSDFKITGNSETVFEIVNTPVDNRNTDFISYMFSQDGYGDVLATNDLYNSYTAQDVRRNFLKIGKRAVNGGENPANIITKYSDVSTFTESVKVMRLAEVYLIRAEALAHLERISEAQADLDIVAQRADPAAPPATATGQALLDAILLERRKELAFEGHRLYDLNRTKRSFTKYLASDKTIQVVWPSTKVILPIPQRELDANPNIRNQQNEGYN; from the coding sequence ATGCGGAAGAGATATACATACCTGTTAGTGCTGACAGCTGGTCTTTTCGGCAGCTGCGCCAAAGATTTTTTGAACCAGCGTCCGGATCAGTCAACAGAAACGAAGAATGCCATCAAAGACCTGCCGGGTCTTCGCGCAGCTATCAATGGGGTATACTCCCTCATGCAAAGCGAAAATTACTACGGACGTACGGTAACACTGCTCCCGGATCTGCGGTCGGATAATGCTTTCATCAGTATTATCAACAGTAACCGTTACCGGAATCACGATCAGTACATTCTGACAGCGAACGATCAGTATACTGCCGACTCCTGGAATACGCTCTATAGCGTGGTGGCAAATGCAAATATGGTCATTGCAAAAGGTCCTGGTGTATCCCTTTCGCCTTCCTCCACCGATTCGGTGGAAGCCCGGAAGATAGTGGCGGAAGCCTACGCTATCAGAGGACTGGCGCTTTTTGACATTGCCAGGATGTTTGCGCAACCTTTGAATTATACCGCTGGCGGCACTCATATGGGAATCCCCGTAGTGACTCAGGTGAACATAGATTCGGTGCAGTCGCCGTCGAGGAGCAATATAAAAGATACGTATGTGCAGATCGTCAATGACTTTAATACGGCTATCAGCAAATTTGCTCAAAGTGGCAGCACTGCCTTTACATCGGGGAGGATTAATATTTACGCTGCTATGGCGCTGTTATCGAGGGTGTTGCTTTACAGGGAAGATTGGGCAGGTGCGGCAGCAGAGGCAGGAGCAGTGATTAACGCGAACCAATATACGTTATTAGCCGGTAATAAACTCGTGAGCGATTTCAAAATAACCGGCAACAGCGAAACGGTTTTTGAAATTGTGAATACGCCGGTCGACAACAGGAATACGGACTTCATTAGTTATATGTTTAGTCAGGATGGTTATGGTGATGTGCTGGCGACCAATGATCTGTATAATAGTTATACCGCTCAGGATGTACGCAGAAATTTCCTGAAAATAGGTAAACGGGCAGTAAACGGAGGCGAGAATCCGGCAAACATTATTACAAAATACAGCGATGTAAGTACGTTTACGGAAAGCGTAAAAGTAATGCGGCTGGCGGAAGTATACCTGATCCGTGCAGAAGCGCTCGCACACCTTGAAAGAATTTCGGAAGCACAGGCTGACCTGGATATAGTTGCACAGCGTGCTGATCCTGCTGCCCCGCCGGCAACGGCTACAGGGCAGGCCCTCCTCGATGCTATTCTGCTGGAACGGCGGAAGGAGCTGGCTTTTGAAGGACACCGCTTATACGATCTTAACAGAACAAAAAGATCATTCACCAAATACCTGGCGAGTGACAAAACAATACAAGTGGTATGGCCCAGTACTAAAGTGATACTGCCCATTCCGCAACGAGAACTGGACGCTAACCCCAATATCCGCAACCAGCAGAATGAAGGTTACAATTGA
- a CDS encoding PIG-L family deacetylase — MLRRSYTALAIIILAVIGLPALAQPSPVWNAADIKLQMKKLDTLGSVLYIAAHPDDENTRLLGFLARQELYRTGYLSLTRGDGGQNLVGNEQSELLGLIRTQELLAARRIDGAEQFFTRAQDFGFSKNPQETFTIWDRERILGDVVYMIRKFQPDVIICRFPADSRAGHGHHTASAMLAAEAYTAAADPQRFPEQLKMVKPWQAKRILWNTFNFGSINTTSDDQFKLDVGVFNPLLGKGFGEIAAESRSQHKSQGFGVPATRGSSQEYFITIKGSAPKNGLMDGVNTSWTRIPGGEHIGKMVDAMLAAYNIEDPAASVPALLQIRSSIQALPDGYWRTQKLKETEQLILACAGIWAEAYSASPTVVPGASMEATVQLINRGNINASLQRIDLPGKSDATPRQELEYNKLTTVSQSLTVPANTPESQPYWLDGTHPVGMYVIKDPLLVGNPENIPPLQAKITLRIGGQDFNIDRPLQYKYTDPVKGEIYQPLVIAPPVVADLSNQVYIFTNTTPQQVPVKLRAMADHVQGTVQLRLPQGFAAEGGSQQFTLNGKGDETELRFNIKPVKGVSENHADTLTVVMNCNGKEYTQSMQQIRYDHIPLITLFPQAQARLVSVNLQHNGNHLGYIPGAGDMVAAALRQVGYNVTELGEKEIMSGHLSQYDAIITGVRAYNVNARMKYWQPKLMEYVKDGGKLIIQYNVNGPLVTSELGPYPFSLSRDRVTDENAPVHFIDSKDPVLHYPNEITADDFRGWVQERGLYYTVNADKSYNKLFTMNDKGEAPLDGSTLVTHYGKGCYVYTGLSFFRQLPAGVPGAYRLFVNLISVK, encoded by the coding sequence ATGCTTAGAAGAAGTTACACTGCACTGGCGATCATCATATTGGCTGTAATAGGTTTACCTGCACTGGCGCAACCCTCACCAGTATGGAATGCAGCTGATATTAAGCTGCAAATGAAGAAACTTGATACGCTTGGAAGCGTGTTATATATTGCCGCTCATCCCGACGATGAAAATACCCGGTTATTGGGCTTCCTGGCCCGACAGGAGTTATACCGGACGGGGTATTTGTCGCTCACCCGCGGCGATGGCGGCCAGAACCTGGTTGGAAACGAACAATCGGAACTGCTGGGGCTCATCCGCACGCAGGAGTTGCTGGCGGCGAGGCGTATCGATGGCGCGGAACAGTTCTTTACCCGGGCCCAGGATTTCGGCTTTTCCAAAAACCCACAGGAAACCTTCACGATCTGGGATCGGGAACGCATCCTTGGGGATGTGGTATACATGATCCGCAAATTTCAGCCCGATGTCATTATCTGCCGCTTCCCGGCTGATAGCAGGGCCGGACATGGCCACCATACTGCCTCTGCGATGCTGGCAGCAGAAGCCTACACTGCAGCTGCCGATCCTCAGCGCTTCCCGGAGCAGCTGAAAATGGTGAAACCCTGGCAGGCTAAACGCATACTCTGGAATACTTTCAATTTTGGCAGCATCAATACCACTTCCGATGATCAGTTTAAACTGGATGTTGGTGTGTTTAATCCCCTGCTGGGTAAAGGTTTTGGGGAGATAGCCGCCGAAAGCCGGTCTCAGCACAAAAGTCAGGGTTTTGGTGTACCTGCTACGAGAGGAAGCTCCCAGGAATATTTTATTACCATCAAAGGCAGCGCGCCTAAGAACGGGTTGATGGATGGTGTGAATACCAGCTGGACGAGGATTCCCGGCGGGGAGCATATCGGCAAAATGGTAGACGCCATGCTGGCGGCTTATAATATAGAAGACCCGGCCGCATCGGTGCCCGCTCTGCTGCAGATACGGAGCAGTATTCAGGCACTTCCGGATGGGTACTGGCGTACGCAGAAGCTGAAAGAAACCGAGCAGCTTATTCTGGCCTGCGCCGGAATCTGGGCAGAAGCATACAGCGCATCCCCTACGGTAGTACCGGGTGCCTCTATGGAGGCTACAGTGCAACTTATTAATCGCGGAAATATAAATGCCAGCCTGCAACGGATAGACCTGCCCGGAAAATCGGACGCTACACCCAGGCAGGAGCTGGAATACAACAAGCTAACTACGGTTTCCCAGTCGCTCACCGTACCGGCCAACACACCGGAGTCGCAGCCGTACTGGCTCGACGGAACACATCCCGTAGGGATGTATGTGATAAAAGATCCGCTGCTGGTAGGCAATCCGGAGAATATTCCGCCGCTGCAGGCGAAGATCACGTTGCGTATCGGTGGGCAGGACTTTAACATCGACCGGCCGCTGCAATACAAGTACACCGATCCTGTGAAAGGAGAAATTTACCAGCCATTGGTAATTGCGCCGCCGGTAGTGGCCGATCTTAGCAACCAGGTATATATTTTTACGAATACAACTCCCCAGCAGGTACCCGTGAAACTCAGGGCCATGGCGGATCATGTACAGGGTACAGTGCAGCTTCGTTTGCCGCAGGGATTTGCTGCCGAAGGAGGCAGTCAGCAATTTACATTGAATGGAAAAGGCGACGAAACTGAATTGCGGTTTAATATTAAACCGGTAAAGGGAGTGTCTGAAAACCACGCCGATACATTGACTGTAGTGATGAATTGTAACGGGAAAGAATATACGCAAAGTATGCAGCAGATACGTTACGATCATATTCCGCTGATCACTTTATTTCCACAGGCGCAGGCCAGGCTGGTGTCCGTAAATCTGCAACATAACGGCAATCACCTGGGATATATTCCGGGCGCCGGCGATATGGTGGCGGCGGCTTTAAGGCAGGTGGGATATAATGTAACAGAGCTGGGAGAGAAGGAGATTATGAGCGGTCATCTCAGTCAATACGACGCCATTATCACCGGAGTGAGGGCGTATAACGTAAACGCACGTATGAAATACTGGCAGCCGAAGTTGATGGAGTATGTGAAGGATGGGGGTAAACTGATTATTCAATACAACGTAAATGGACCATTGGTAACCAGTGAGCTGGGCCCATATCCGTTTAGCCTTTCCCGTGACCGTGTAACAGACGAAAATGCGCCGGTGCATTTTATTGATTCAAAAGATCCGGTACTGCATTATCCGAATGAAATAACAGCGGACGACTTCAGGGGCTGGGTGCAGGAACGGGGATTGTATTATACTGTTAATGCCGACAAATCATACAATAAATTATTTACCATGAATGATAAGGGAGAAGCGCCACTGGATGGTTCTACCCTTGTTACACACTATGGTAAAGGATGTTATGTATACACCGGGTTATCATTTTTCAGGCAGTTGCCGGCAGGAGTACCGGGAGCTTACCGTTTATTTGTGAACCTGATCTCCGTTAAATAG
- a CDS encoding sodium:solute symporter, producing MSFLDWLVLGCTLTVIICYGIWKSRGQRNMESYFLDNQSMPWYIILLSIIGTQASAITFISAPGQAYTDGMRFVQYYFGLPLAMVVLCVTFVPIFHKLKVYTAYEYLEQRFDLKTRTLASSLFLIQRGLSTGISICAPSIILSSLLGWNLYWTNMIMGGLLIIYTVAGGTRAVAYTQTFQLVIIFGGMFLAGWMVVHLLPPDIGFKQALQVSGKMDKLNVIVTKFDWQDKYNIWSGVIGGFFLALSYFGTDQSQVGRYLTAKSIKESRLGLLMNGFVKVPMQFLILLIGALVFVFYLYFRAPVFFNEAQLARVRQTAQGPALTALEQQYNQLGAVKQQQVRQLAAALETDNQARVAAAKKDLKATDEQAQKVRTEVLSLIKTSDPNADTNDTNYIFLHFVVNSLPKGLVGLLIAIIFLAAWGSIAAALNSLASTTVIDVYKRLYNSNASEDHYLWISKLWTLIWGVFCIVVAQFAGNLGSLIEVVNVLGSWFYGVILGIFLVAFYLRNVGGTATFWSAIISEIVVLVIHWTGTVSFLWLNAIGCLLVLLLAWCFQLCMRRITN from the coding sequence ATGAGTTTTTTAGATTGGCTTGTACTGGGATGTACGCTTACCGTTATTATATGTTACGGCATCTGGAAAAGCCGTGGCCAGCGGAATATGGAGAGTTATTTCCTGGACAACCAATCTATGCCCTGGTATATTATTCTGTTATCGATCATCGGTACACAGGCCAGCGCTATCACTTTCATATCCGCTCCGGGTCAGGCTTATACCGACGGGATGCGTTTTGTGCAATATTACTTCGGCCTTCCGCTGGCCATGGTAGTACTATGCGTCACCTTTGTGCCCATCTTCCATAAGCTCAAGGTATACACCGCCTACGAATACCTGGAGCAGCGTTTCGATCTGAAAACCCGTACCCTGGCATCGTCTCTCTTTCTCATACAACGTGGCCTTTCTACGGGCATCAGTATCTGTGCGCCATCTATTATATTATCGTCGTTGCTCGGATGGAACCTGTACTGGACGAATATGATCATGGGCGGGTTGCTCATTATTTACACGGTGGCAGGGGGAACCCGAGCGGTGGCCTATACACAAACATTTCAGCTGGTTATCATCTTCGGAGGAATGTTCCTCGCCGGCTGGATGGTAGTGCATTTGCTGCCTCCGGATATAGGATTCAAACAAGCCTTACAGGTATCCGGCAAAATGGATAAGCTGAATGTGATCGTCACCAAATTCGACTGGCAGGATAAATACAATATCTGGAGCGGGGTCATCGGCGGTTTCTTTCTGGCGTTATCTTACTTCGGAACAGATCAGTCGCAGGTAGGGCGTTATCTTACTGCCAAATCTATTAAGGAAAGCAGGCTGGGGTTGTTGATGAATGGCTTTGTGAAAGTACCCATGCAATTCCTGATACTGCTGATTGGCGCCCTGGTATTTGTATTCTACCTGTATTTCCGGGCGCCGGTGTTTTTCAATGAGGCGCAATTGGCGCGGGTACGGCAAACAGCGCAGGGGCCGGCGTTGACGGCATTGGAGCAACAATACAATCAGCTGGGAGCTGTGAAGCAACAGCAGGTCAGGCAGCTGGCAGCAGCATTGGAAACCGATAACCAGGCCCGGGTGGCAGCTGCTAAAAAAGATCTCAAGGCAACAGATGAGCAGGCGCAAAAGGTGCGCACGGAGGTGTTGTCGCTGATCAAAACTTCAGACCCCAATGCTGATACGAATGATACAAATTATATTTTCCTGCATTTCGTTGTGAATAGCCTGCCGAAAGGGTTGGTGGGGTTGTTGATCGCCATTATATTCCTGGCTGCCTGGGGTAGTATTGCCGCAGCCCTGAATTCCCTGGCTTCCACCACCGTAATTGATGTGTACAAGCGGTTGTATAATTCGAATGCTTCAGAAGATCATTACCTGTGGATCTCCAAATTATGGACGCTGATATGGGGGGTGTTTTGCATTGTGGTAGCACAGTTTGCAGGTAACCTTGGCAGCCTGATAGAAGTGGTGAACGTATTGGGTTCCTGGTTTTACGGAGTGATACTTGGTATTTTCCTAGTAGCTTTTTATCTCCGGAATGTAGGCGGTACAGCTACCTTCTGGTCTGCTATCATTTCAGAAATAGTAGTGCTCGTCATTCACTGGACCGGCACGGTATCTTTTCTATGGCTGAACGCGATCGGCTGTTTGCTGGTATTGTTGCTGGCGTGGTGTTTTCAGCTTTGCATGAGGAGAATTACGAATTAG
- a CDS encoding SusC/RagA family TonB-linked outer membrane protein: MKLLSFIILITCLHITGDAFGQQDRRISIKADSLPLTRLLKMIEKKSGYRFVYRNDLIPANSRVSVDADNALTEDILRKILKNTGLTFKQLSAGLVAIAPEEKEIRNISVSGTVTDAFGHPLPGVSLRIAGQNKGTATDEKGAFRLDMPSSATLICSFIGYEEQRVRVTNNTPLTIMLKDDARGLNEVVVVAYGMQTKSSLTGSATMVNASLYDKAPHSSFQESLQGNVPGLQSTNGSGQPGSIPSIHIRGIGSITAGSSPLYVVDGVPVVTDNLTDYNVNSLAGINSSDIASISILKDAAAASIYGSRAANGVILITTKSGSTGKTRISASVQKGNNQLTIPKADYPLNTKEMIELLREGWANRADGTGEAGFLRELHARGVDTTVNTNWMQALTRHGAYTQANLSAAGGSNKTKFYASGGYYDSQSALRGVDYKRMTGKLNLSNQATKRLSFDVNLLFSYQRANAVGDVGLNANPVRSLARIQPWLKIYNPDGSYDLSYNNTFNPVAVLNDNSRTGTTYGLLGGVGAKYAFTDFLSFETKFSLDFNYARSNMFFAPRFGDGRNTNGWVYVNNNLWTNWVSTNIVRFNKRWGYHGINTFIGYEAQKTTNSGNAAAASNLLPGLHLLADASKPESVSSVSTTNSLTGLFLNNSYDYQQKYYLTASIRRDASSRFGTYRRSAIFWSLGLAWNLYRETFFQNVTPINELKLRASYGSNGNQAIDNYASLSLYSPGNDYDGKPGYVLTQYPNPYLTWEQNRPFNVGIDFEVLQHRISGTIEYYNRTTSRLLLNVPVSSTNGITTVLKNNGEMKNSGFEMALSFRNILAKNPEGFSWRTDINFSTLKNKITRLDNPITNTAYRRQLGTDFYQFFLVGFAGADPQTGEALWYKDASKTATTKVYGEAQRFNQGSALPDFYGGITNYFNYKGFELSFQFFYNWGNKVYDNWGTFTESDGSGGFGSSAKMSRLIYEKRWRHPGDITNVPKVVFGGTQSGLSNQASSRFLYDGSFIRLRDIMLSYSLPQHWLRTINVNDVKVYVRGNNLWTFVKDKDLTMDPEVPVTGDYDQRPPVFKTFLVGVDVNF, from the coding sequence ATGAAACTGCTGTCCTTTATTATTCTTATAACCTGTTTGCATATAACAGGAGATGCCTTTGGTCAGCAAGACCGGAGGATCTCTATAAAAGCAGATTCGTTGCCGCTGACACGGCTGTTGAAGATGATCGAAAAAAAGAGCGGATACCGTTTTGTATACCGCAATGACCTGATCCCTGCCAACAGCAGAGTGTCTGTTGATGCCGATAATGCACTGACAGAAGATATTCTGAGAAAGATACTGAAGAATACCGGTCTTACTTTTAAGCAACTCTCCGCCGGCCTGGTGGCGATTGCTCCCGAAGAAAAAGAAATCAGGAATATCAGTGTCTCCGGAACGGTAACTGATGCTTTCGGGCATCCTTTACCAGGTGTGAGTTTACGTATTGCAGGCCAGAACAAGGGAACTGCCACCGACGAAAAAGGAGCATTCCGGCTGGATATGCCTTCTTCAGCTACGCTGATCTGTTCTTTCATCGGATATGAAGAACAACGTGTGCGGGTTACAAACAACACGCCGCTGACGATCATGCTGAAGGACGATGCCCGAGGGCTCAATGAAGTAGTGGTGGTAGCATATGGCATGCAAACCAAAAGTTCTTTGACAGGATCAGCTACTATGGTAAATGCATCCCTTTACGACAAAGCACCCCATAGCAGCTTCCAGGAAAGCTTACAAGGAAACGTACCCGGTTTACAATCAACGAATGGTTCCGGCCAGCCCGGCTCCATTCCAAGTATTCATATACGCGGTATCGGATCTATTACTGCCGGCAGCTCTCCGCTATATGTAGTGGATGGTGTGCCTGTAGTAACGGATAATCTGACGGATTATAACGTCAATTCCCTCGCGGGAATCAATAGCTCCGATATCGCGTCTATTTCTATCCTTAAAGACGCTGCGGCAGCCTCCATTTATGGATCCAGAGCGGCAAACGGTGTGATCCTCATCACCACCAAAAGCGGTAGCACCGGAAAAACAAGGATCAGCGCATCTGTACAAAAAGGTAACAACCAGCTTACCATCCCTAAAGCCGATTATCCGCTGAATACAAAAGAGATGATAGAACTGCTAAGGGAAGGCTGGGCAAACAGGGCCGATGGTACCGGCGAAGCAGGATTCCTGCGCGAGCTGCACGCCAGGGGAGTAGATACTACGGTTAATACCAACTGGATGCAGGCGCTCACCCGCCATGGGGCCTATACACAGGCTAACCTGTCGGCTGCAGGCGGAAGCAACAAAACAAAATTCTATGCTTCCGGCGGTTATTACGACTCTCAATCCGCCCTGCGGGGAGTGGACTATAAAAGGATGACCGGCAAACTGAATCTCAGCAATCAGGCTACCAAACGACTTTCGTTCGATGTTAACCTGTTGTTCTCCTACCAGCGGGCAAATGCTGTAGGCGATGTTGGACTCAATGCCAATCCGGTGCGATCTCTGGCCAGAATACAACCCTGGCTGAAGATCTATAATCCAGATGGTTCCTACGATCTTAGCTACAATAATACCTTCAACCCGGTGGCAGTGCTGAACGACAATTCCCGGACCGGCACTACTTACGGATTGCTGGGTGGCGTTGGTGCTAAATATGCGTTCACAGATTTCCTGTCGTTCGAAACAAAATTCAGCCTGGACTTCAACTACGCCCGCAGCAATATGTTTTTTGCACCAAGATTCGGAGATGGCAGAAACACCAATGGCTGGGTATACGTGAATAATAACTTATGGACCAATTGGGTATCTACCAATATCGTCCGGTTCAATAAACGCTGGGGATATCATGGTATCAATACTTTTATAGGGTATGAGGCACAGAAAACCACCAATTCCGGCAACGCTGCGGCAGCCTCCAATCTGCTGCCCGGTTTACATCTGCTGGCAGATGCTTCCAAACCGGAATCCGTGTCGTCTGTTTCCACTACGAATTCGCTGACAGGACTATTCCTGAACAACAGCTACGATTATCAGCAGAAATATTATCTCACCGCTTCCATCCGGAGGGATGCTTCCTCCAGGTTCGGTACATACAGGCGGAGCGCCATATTCTGGTCGCTCGGACTGGCATGGAACCTATACCGCGAAACTTTCTTCCAGAATGTCACCCCCATAAACGAATTAAAATTAAGAGCCAGCTACGGCAGCAACGGAAACCAGGCTATTGATAACTATGCCTCGCTATCGCTGTACAGCCCCGGAAATGATTATGATGGAAAACCGGGGTATGTGCTGACACAATATCCCAACCCTTATCTGACCTGGGAACAGAACAGACCATTCAATGTGGGGATTGATTTTGAAGTGCTGCAGCATCGCATTTCAGGAACCATAGAATATTATAACAGAACAACTTCCCGCTTATTGCTGAATGTACCGGTATCATCTACCAATGGTATTACTACTGTACTGAAGAATAACGGAGAGATGAAAAACAGCGGATTTGAAATGGCGCTGTCCTTCCGCAATATCTTAGCGAAAAATCCGGAAGGATTCTCATGGCGTACGGATATAAATTTCTCTACGCTGAAAAACAAGATCACCCGGCTCGATAATCCTATCACCAATACTGCTTATAGGAGACAGTTAGGAACGGACTTCTATCAGTTTTTTCTGGTAGGTTTTGCCGGTGCAGATCCGCAAACAGGAGAAGCGCTCTGGTATAAAGACGCATCGAAAACCGCTACTACAAAGGTTTATGGAGAAGCGCAGCGATTTAACCAGGGAAGCGCATTACCCGACTTCTACGGTGGAATTACTAACTACTTTAACTATAAAGGTTTTGAACTGAGTTTCCAGTTCTTTTATAACTGGGGCAACAAAGTATACGACAACTGGGGTACTTTCACCGAATCAGATGGCAGTGGAGGGTTTGGAAGCAGCGCAAAAATGTCGCGGCTTATTTATGAAAAACGGTGGCGCCATCCGGGCGATATTACCAACGTACCGAAAGTTGTTTTCGGAGGCACCCAGTCCGGGCTTAGCAACCAGGCTTCTTCCCGTTTCCTGTACGATGGTAGCTTCATCCGGCTGAGAGATATCATGTTATCCTACTCGCTGCCACAGCATTGGTTGAGAACGATCAATGTCAATGACGTGAAAGTATATGTACGTGGAAATAACCTGTGGACTTTTGTCAAAGATAAAGACCTGACCATGGACCCGGAAGTGCCTGTTACGGGCGACTACGACCAGCGTCCACCGGTATTTAAAACATTTCTGGTAGGGGTGGATGTAAACTTTTAG
- a CDS encoding FecR domain-containing protein, giving the protein MGRKVSGEATMGELRELEEILLKDPDLRYKYAVLSNWPATDSAAWEERTNSALEKHMERMNAAPAEELPVRKERRNIRRIVSVLAIMILVLGGYCIYLLINKNPQQNNKAALAAIFTHDGVRSRAQLPDGTEVWLNSGSHLTYHPDMGNLDTREVTLDGEAFFDVAKNTGKPFTIHTSRMNIRVLGTSFNVKAYTQDRITEATLISGAVEVQLNDGVERTIRLLPNQKIILQHAGDAPSTLVAGYSVENIHPNTADSVVAETAWRNNYLVFDNDDFEEVARKIERWYGVKIHLEGKKLKTYRFTATFKNETLPEVMEALKVTTSFHCRIVSNEVFITQ; this is encoded by the coding sequence ATGGGAAGAAAGGTATCGGGCGAAGCCACGATGGGAGAGTTGCGTGAGCTGGAAGAGATATTGCTGAAAGATCCTGACCTGCGGTATAAATATGCGGTGCTGAGCAACTGGCCGGCGACGGACAGTGCGGCATGGGAGGAGCGAACCAATTCCGCATTGGAGAAGCATATGGAGAGAATGAATGCGGCCCCCGCTGAAGAACTGCCTGTAAGAAAAGAACGACGGAATATCAGGAGAATAGTATCTGTACTGGCCATAATGATACTAGTGCTTGGTGGTTACTGCATATATCTGCTTATAAATAAAAACCCGCAGCAAAACAACAAAGCTGCATTGGCAGCCATCTTTACCCATGATGGCGTTCGTTCCAGGGCGCAGTTGCCCGATGGAACAGAGGTGTGGCTCAACAGCGGCAGCCATTTAACCTATCATCCTGATATGGGCAACCTGGATACCCGTGAGGTGACGCTCGATGGAGAAGCTTTTTTTGATGTAGCGAAGAATACCGGGAAACCCTTTACTATTCACACTTCCAGAATGAATATCCGGGTGTTGGGCACCTCCTTTAACGTGAAAGCCTATACGCAGGACAGGATCACTGAAGCTACGCTGATATCCGGCGCGGTGGAAGTGCAGCTCAACGATGGAGTGGAACGAACCATCCGGTTGCTGCCCAATCAGAAAATCATACTGCAACATGCCGGCGACGCGCCATCAACCCTGGTGGCTGGTTACAGTGTTGAAAATATACACCCCAACACGGCCGACAGTGTGGTAGCAGAAACTGCCTGGCGCAATAACTATCTCGTGTTTGATAATGACGATTTTGAAGAAGTGGCCCGGAAAATAGAAAGATGGTACGGTGTTAAGATACATCTCGAAGGAAAGAAGCTGAAGACATACCGTTTTACGGCAACATTTAAAAATGAAACGCTTCCCGAAGTAATGGAAGCGCTGAAGGTTACAACATCATTTCATTGCAGGATAGTGAGCAATGAAGTTTTTATCACCCAATAG